The following proteins are encoded in a genomic region of Stutzerimonas balearica DSM 6083:
- a CDS encoding zinc-dependent alcohol dehydrogenase family protein: MSRIIRFHQFGPAEVLRYEERPVPVAGPGEVLIGVRAIGVSWNDVLWRQDLAPRHARLPAGLGSEVAGEVLAVGEGVEGFVVSDRVAGFPAHDLNQYPLYAEHALLPQQALVHYPDMLEAGEAAIHYTPMLVSYFALVELAQLEPGQHVLINQAAHCTGPAAVQLARALGGRVIATCDTSEDRDYLRELGAETVIVTEEEDLVGRLQKVTEGRGVEVVLDACGGSQMKLLGDVMAPLGKLILYGMNGGNETALPVCAAFKKNFKFFLHCLCDFTGQPELGIEQNREAVERALQHINQLTADRLIKPQVDRRFAFEQAVEAHRYVESGEPRGRVVLMLG; the protein is encoded by the coding sequence ATGTCCCGCATCATACGTTTCCACCAGTTCGGTCCGGCCGAAGTTCTGCGTTACGAAGAACGGCCCGTGCCCGTGGCAGGGCCGGGGGAAGTGCTGATCGGCGTGCGCGCCATCGGTGTCAGCTGGAACGACGTGCTCTGGCGGCAGGATCTGGCGCCGCGCCACGCGCGCTTGCCGGCGGGGCTCGGCAGCGAGGTCGCCGGCGAGGTGCTCGCTGTGGGCGAGGGCGTCGAGGGCTTTGTCGTCAGCGATCGGGTGGCCGGCTTTCCCGCGCATGATCTCAATCAGTACCCGCTCTATGCCGAGCATGCGCTGCTGCCGCAGCAGGCGCTGGTGCACTACCCGGACATGCTCGAGGCCGGCGAGGCAGCGATCCACTACACGCCGATGCTGGTCAGCTACTTCGCGCTGGTCGAGCTGGCGCAACTGGAGCCCGGCCAGCATGTGCTGATCAACCAGGCCGCGCATTGCACCGGCCCGGCTGCCGTGCAGCTGGCCAGGGCGCTGGGCGGCCGCGTGATCGCCACCTGTGACACCAGCGAAGACCGCGACTACCTGCGTGAACTGGGTGCCGAGACGGTGATCGTCACCGAGGAAGAAGACCTGGTCGGCCGCCTGCAGAAGGTGACCGAAGGCCGCGGTGTCGAGGTGGTGCTGGACGCCTGTGGCGGTTCGCAGATGAAGCTGCTGGGCGACGTCATGGCGCCGCTGGGAAAGTTGATCCTGTACGGCATGAACGGCGGCAACGAAACCGCGCTGCCGGTCTGCGCGGCGTTCAAGAAGAACTTCAAGTTCTTTCTCCACTGCCTGTGCGACTTCACCGGCCAGCCGGAGCTGGGTATCGAGCAGAACCGCGAGGCCGTCGAGCGCGCCCTGCAGCACATCAACCAGCTGACTGCCGATCGGCTGATCAAGCCGCAGGTCGACCGGCGTTTTGCCTTTGAACAGGCGGTCGAAGCGCACCGTTACGTTGAAAGCGGCGAGCCGCGCGGCCGCGTGGTGCTCATGCTCGGCTAG
- the ligD gene encoding non-homologous end-joining DNA ligase: protein MAAQGKGRARPLVGGVGISNPQRVIDPTSGTTKLALAEYYLQVADWLMPQLAGRPLSIVRAPEGLAGESFFQRHCGRLKMPHMRALPKKLDPEHARLIQADEISAVIEAVQMGTLEFHTWNAHSDRIERPDRVIFDLDPDPALPWARMVEATELTLALLDELGLRAFLKTSGGRGMHVVVPLDRYSDWDCARTFAQGVTQRLGREQPARIACKMGAQNRVGRIFVDYLRNQRGASTVAAYSVRARPGLGVSLPVSLDDVQRLEGADQWRLDNVRAYLAEREDPWATYAHTRQRLTRRLLEQLRDDS, encoded by the coding sequence ATGGCGGCACAGGGCAAAGGGCGCGCGCGCCCGCTGGTTGGCGGGGTAGGGATCAGCAACCCGCAGCGGGTCATCGACCCGACCAGCGGCACCACCAAGCTGGCGCTCGCCGAGTACTACCTGCAGGTGGCCGACTGGCTGATGCCACAGCTGGCGGGGCGGCCGCTCTCCATCGTGCGAGCTCCTGAAGGGCTTGCCGGCGAGAGCTTTTTCCAGCGTCACTGTGGACGCCTGAAGATGCCGCACATGCGGGCCCTGCCCAAGAAGCTGGACCCCGAGCACGCGCGCCTGATCCAGGCTGACGAGATCAGCGCCGTGATCGAGGCGGTGCAGATGGGCACCCTCGAGTTTCATACCTGGAATGCCCACAGCGATCGCATCGAGCGGCCGGACCGGGTGATCTTCGACCTCGACCCTGACCCCGCGCTGCCCTGGGCGCGCATGGTCGAAGCGACCGAACTGACCCTGGCACTGCTGGACGAACTCGGCCTTAGGGCCTTTCTCAAGACCAGCGGCGGGCGCGGCATGCATGTCGTGGTGCCGCTGGATCGGTATTCCGACTGGGATTGCGCGCGCACCTTCGCCCAGGGCGTGACCCAGCGCCTCGGCCGCGAGCAGCCCGCGCGCATCGCCTGCAAGATGGGCGCGCAGAACCGGGTCGGGCGCATCTTCGTCGACTACCTGCGCAACCAGCGGGGTGCCAGCACCGTGGCGGCGTACTCGGTGCGTGCACGGCCGGGCCTTGGCGTGTCCCTGCCGGTAAGCCTGGACGACGTGCAGCGACTCGAAGGCGCCGATCAGTGGCGGCTGGACAACGTGCGCGCGTACCTCGCCGAGCGCGAAGACCCCTGGGCTACGTATGCGCACACGCGCCAGCGGCTGACCCGCAGGCTGCTCGAGCAGCTGCGCGACGACAGCTGA
- a CDS encoding helix-turn-helix domain-containing protein: protein MQNTDTAARSQPVNLNKCHNCALRRSCLPSGLQDAAMLALEGIIKHNRRLLRNEHLYHAGEPMQQIYAVRSGAFKTYLFGADGSELITGFVMPGQLLGLDALSDRYFPSHAVALETSVVCLIPLPQLELLAGTDAHLRMTLLRSLSRELQGEKEHLGSNRETAGPRLLAFLLEMSARQSRRGLSPAYLNLPMTRAEIGNYLGLTTETISRLFTRYRQLGLLECTGREVHLLDLDALHQQLQYRPRRLQNWPADSASLAS from the coding sequence ATGCAGAACACCGATACCGCTGCGCGAAGCCAGCCGGTGAACCTCAACAAGTGTCACAACTGCGCACTGCGCAGGAGCTGTCTGCCAAGCGGCCTGCAGGATGCGGCCATGCTGGCGCTGGAAGGCATCATCAAGCACAACCGCCGCTTGTTGAGAAACGAACACCTCTACCATGCCGGCGAGCCGATGCAGCAGATCTATGCGGTGCGATCCGGGGCGTTCAAGACCTACCTGTTCGGTGCCGATGGCAGCGAGCTGATCACCGGCTTCGTCATGCCCGGCCAGCTGCTGGGCCTGGATGCGCTCAGCGATCGGTACTTCCCCAGCCATGCAGTGGCTCTGGAAACCTCCGTCGTCTGCCTGATTCCGCTGCCGCAGCTCGAACTGCTGGCCGGGACCGATGCGCACCTGCGCATGACCTTGCTGCGCTCGCTGAGCCGGGAGCTGCAGGGCGAAAAGGAGCACCTGGGCAGCAACCGTGAGACCGCCGGGCCGCGGCTGCTCGCATTTCTGCTCGAGATGTCGGCACGCCAGAGCCGGCGCGGGCTCTCCCCTGCCTACCTCAACCTCCCGATGACCCGTGCGGAGATCGGCAATTACCTCGGCCTGACGACCGAGACGATCAGCCGCCTGTTCACCCGCTACCGGCAACTCGGGCTTCTCGAATGTACCGGTCGCGAGGTGCATCTGCTGGACCTGGACGCGCTCCACCAGCAGCTGCAGTATCGGCCCCGGCGCCTGCAGAACTGGCCGGCCGACAGCGCCTCCCTGGCAAGCTGA
- the fdxH gene encoding formate dehydrogenase subunit beta: MQGSQINLQNIIARSATTTPSPHLREGGVEKVTKLIDVSVCIGCKACQVACMEWNDLRDEVGECDGTYNAPQDLTPSSFEVMRFSEYENEAGDLEWLIRKDNCMHCAEPGCLKACPSPGAIVQYANGIVDFNQENCIGCGYCVAGCPFNIPRISKKDNRAYKCTLCSDRVYHGLEPACVKSCPTSAIMFGTKDQMLDYGAHRVEKLKQRGFDNAGIYDPAGVGGTHVVYVLHHADKPEIYSGLPKDPHISPMVEVWKGITKPVMSAVLGVSVLAGFFHYMTKGPKEEPEDDPDAEQAAAERERDRRDEERRP; this comes from the coding sequence ATGCAAGGTAGCCAGATCAACCTGCAGAACATCATCGCCCGCTCGGCGACCACGACGCCTTCGCCGCATCTGCGCGAAGGTGGCGTGGAAAAGGTCACCAAGCTCATCGACGTGTCGGTGTGCATCGGCTGCAAGGCCTGCCAGGTCGCCTGCATGGAATGGAACGACCTGCGCGACGAGGTCGGCGAATGCGACGGCACCTACAACGCGCCGCAGGACCTGACCCCTTCGTCGTTCGAGGTGATGCGCTTTTCCGAGTACGAGAACGAGGCCGGCGACCTCGAGTGGCTGATCCGCAAGGACAATTGCATGCACTGCGCCGAGCCGGGCTGCCTGAAGGCCTGCCCGTCGCCGGGGGCGATCGTGCAGTACGCCAACGGCATCGTCGACTTCAACCAGGAGAACTGCATCGGCTGCGGCTACTGCGTGGCCGGTTGTCCGTTCAACATTCCGCGCATTTCGAAAAAGGACAACCGCGCCTACAAGTGCACGCTCTGCTCGGATCGCGTCTACCACGGGCTCGAACCGGCCTGCGTGAAGAGCTGCCCGACCTCGGCGATCATGTTCGGCACCAAGGACCAGATGCTCGACTACGGCGCCCACCGGGTCGAGAAGCTCAAGCAGCGCGGCTTCGACAATGCCGGCATCTACGACCCCGCCGGGGTCGGCGGCACCCATGTGGTCTACGTGTTGCACCACGCGGACAAACCGGAGATCTACAGCGGCCTGCCGAAGGACCCGCACATCAGCCCCATGGTCGAGGTCTGGAAGGGCATCACCAAGCCGGTGATGTCGGCCGTGCTCGGCGTTTCGGTGCTCGCCGGCTTCTTCCATTACATGACCAAGGGACCGAAGGAAGAGCCCGAGGACGATCCCGATGCAGAGCAGGCGGCGGCTGAGCGCGAGCGTGACCGCCGCGACGAGGAGCGGCGCCCATGA
- the fdhE gene encoding formate dehydrogenase accessory protein FdhE, translating into MRQKGSHDFGSAPSVIMEPPEVVLPDGEVFARRAARLRDLVIRVPALDEYLSFMARVAQAQHLALSERKLAWQPPADAFDAALEHGLPPLGHTALRRDLDWRTDLQTILESLDLHAGQRQRPLLQQLRQLPESTLEALAERALDGRAAEPALRGLQPLVAAALQVSWVRLAVNLPRPPARLAGEARTLCPCCGAEAVVSVVHNEQHRSGVRYLHCGLCSSQWHLERLRCSLCGEGAKLRYLALDDEHGKPYLPVQAEACGDCHGYRKLIARDQDGHAEPLADDLASLALDLALGEGGEYARGGLNPLLVLGD; encoded by the coding sequence ATGAGGCAGAAGGGAAGCCACGATTTTGGTAGCGCACCATCGGTGATCATGGAGCCACCGGAGGTCGTCCTGCCCGATGGCGAGGTCTTCGCACGACGCGCGGCGCGGCTGCGAGATCTGGTCATCCGCGTGCCGGCGCTCGACGAGTACCTGTCGTTCATGGCCCGCGTCGCCCAGGCCCAGCACCTGGCGCTGAGCGAGCGCAAGCTGGCCTGGCAGCCCCCCGCGGATGCCTTTGACGCCGCACTCGAACACGGCCTGCCACCGCTGGGCCACACAGCGCTGCGCCGCGATCTGGACTGGCGCACCGACCTTCAGACCATTCTCGAGAGCCTTGACCTGCATGCCGGGCAACGGCAGCGTCCACTGTTGCAGCAGCTGCGACAGCTCCCCGAGTCGACATTGGAAGCGCTCGCCGAGCGGGCGCTGGACGGTCGGGCTGCCGAGCCGGCGTTGCGCGGCCTGCAGCCCCTGGTTGCGGCGGCGCTGCAGGTCAGCTGGGTACGGCTTGCTGTCAACCTACCCAGGCCACCGGCGCGGCTGGCCGGCGAGGCCCGCACGCTCTGCCCATGCTGCGGGGCGGAGGCGGTGGTCAGCGTGGTGCACAACGAACAGCACCGTAGCGGCGTGCGCTACCTGCACTGTGGTTTGTGCTCGAGCCAGTGGCACCTGGAACGGCTGCGCTGCAGCCTGTGTGGCGAAGGCGCAAAGCTGCGCTATCTGGCTCTCGACGATGAGCACGGCAAGCCTTACCTGCCGGTCCAGGCCGAGGCCTGCGGGGACTGTCACGGCTATCGCAAGCTGATCGCCCGCGACCAGGACGGGCATGCCGAGCCGCTGGCCGATGACCTGGCCAGCCTGGCGCTAGACCTGGCGCTGGGGGAGGGTGGGGAGTATGCGCGCGGCGGGCTCAATCCGTTGTTGGTACTGGGCGACTGA
- a CDS encoding non-homologous end joining protein Ku: MPRTIWKGAVSFGLVHIPVALVPATTRSGIDFDWLDKRSMDRVGYKRINKTTGEDIDSENIVKGVEYEKGHYVVISDEEIKAAHPKATQTLDIIAFVDASDISFLYIDTPYYLTPERRGEKVYALLRETLEQTGKVGIANVVLRNKQHLAVVMPLGKALVMNTLRWAEEVRGVEYLELKDEALDPDLAERELDMAKRLVEDMTEKWKPEQYKDTFQDQIMDLVEKKAREGKLEAVGGPEEAVDQRSADVIDLTELLKRSLAAKPGKRAASEDDEPEAAASTRKPASKSKPAAKSSTRTRKAAADEPRKGSSRKKAG; this comes from the coding sequence ATGCCACGCACGATCTGGAAAGGCGCGGTCAGTTTCGGTCTGGTGCACATTCCCGTGGCGCTGGTACCGGCTACCACGCGTTCGGGCATCGATTTCGACTGGCTGGACAAGCGCAGCATGGACCGCGTCGGTTACAAGCGCATCAACAAGACCACCGGCGAAGACATCGACAGCGAGAACATCGTCAAGGGCGTGGAGTACGAGAAGGGTCACTACGTCGTCATCAGCGACGAGGAGATCAAGGCCGCGCACCCCAAGGCTACGCAGACGCTCGACATCATCGCGTTCGTCGACGCCAGCGACATCTCCTTTCTGTACATCGACACGCCGTATTACCTGACGCCCGAGCGGCGCGGCGAAAAGGTCTACGCGCTGCTGCGCGAGACCCTCGAGCAGACCGGCAAGGTAGGCATCGCCAATGTGGTGCTGCGCAACAAGCAGCATCTGGCGGTAGTCATGCCGCTGGGCAAGGCGCTGGTGATGAACACCCTGCGCTGGGCCGAAGAGGTGCGCGGCGTCGAGTATCTGGAACTCAAGGACGAGGCGCTCGACCCCGACCTGGCCGAACGCGAGCTGGACATGGCCAAGCGGCTGGTCGAGGACATGACCGAGAAGTGGAAACCGGAGCAGTACAAGGACACCTTCCAGGACCAGATCATGGACCTGGTTGAGAAAAAGGCGCGCGAGGGCAAACTCGAGGCCGTCGGCGGGCCGGAGGAGGCTGTCGACCAACGCAGCGCGGACGTCATCGACCTCACCGAGCTGCTCAAGCGCAGCCTGGCGGCCAAGCCTGGCAAGCGCGCTGCGAGCGAAGACGACGAGCCGGAAGCCGCCGCGAGCACTCGCAAGCCGGCGTCCAAATCCAAGCCGGCCGCCAAATCGAGCACGCGAACGCGCAAAGCTGCGGCTGATGAGCCGCGCAAGGGTTCGTCGCGCAAGAAGGCCGGCTGA
- the fdnG gene encoding formate dehydrogenase-N subunit alpha: MAVRVSRRQFLKFGAAGLGASSMAMMGFAPDEAVASVRHFKLSGARATRNICTYCSVGCGMLLYSRGDGAINVRDEIYHVEGDPDHPVSRGSLCPRGAGVLDFIHSDSRVRYPQVREPGSNEWKRISWDEALGRIARLMKDDRDRNFETHDEEGRLVNRWMTTSMVAASACTNETAYLTQKITRALGILKLDNQARVUHGPTVAGLAPSFGRGAMTNSWVDIRNANIVLSMGGNSAEAHPVGFRWVMHAKERSDAILISIDPRYNRTTAVADYHTWIRTGTDIVFLGGLISYLIEQDRYAHEYVRSYTDAAHLVKEGFGFEDGLFTGYDEVRHQYDKSSWNFDLDEQGFVRRDETLQHPRCVFQLMRRHYSRYSVEMVEKVCGIPQKTVLQIWDLIAGSAAPDKTMTILYALGWTQHSVGSQIIRTGAMVQLLLGNMGMPGGGVNALRGHSNIQGLTDIGLLSNLLPGYMVLPNAKAQRYEDYIQQRVREPLLPNQVSYWKYYERFFVSMMKAFYGDAARAENNWCYDWLPKLSEPLYDVLYAVNDMTNGKMTGAFCQGFNILAAFPNKAKVLDGLSKLKWLVVMDPLANETGEFWKNHGDFNDVDPAQIQTEVFRLPTTCFAEDDGSITNSSRWLQWHHRAAPPPGLAMTDTGILAGVFRRLQRLYQEEGGAFPEPILNLTWNYSDEAHPSAAELAQEYNGRALADVEDQGRLVRRKGELLNDFGELRADGSTSCGCWIYSGAWTEQGNMMDRRDNSDPYDIGVTLGWAWAWPLNRRILYNRASARPDGTPWDPARRLVWWNGERWVGADVPDYPVTAAPEQGVKPFILTESGTGHFFSSEWLGEGPFPEHYEPLESPIDNNPLSPNNPLAYHNPVARVFAEDRDSFGSNRDFPYAATTCRLTEHFHYWTTHVLLNSIVQPEKFVEIGAQLAEELGIAAGDKVRVRSKRGYIDAVAVVTKRLRPLTIDGRTVHQVGIPIHWGFTGVAKKAHLTNTLTPFVGDGNTQTPEFKSFLVNVEKI, from the coding sequence ATGGCAGTCCGAGTTTCCCGACGCCAGTTCCTGAAGTTCGGCGCAGCCGGGCTGGGTGCATCGAGCATGGCCATGATGGGCTTTGCGCCGGACGAAGCGGTCGCTTCCGTGCGGCATTTCAAGCTCAGCGGGGCGCGCGCCACGCGCAACATCTGCACTTACTGCTCGGTCGGCTGCGGCATGCTGCTGTACTCACGAGGCGATGGCGCGATCAACGTGCGCGACGAGATCTACCACGTCGAGGGCGACCCGGACCATCCGGTCAGCCGCGGCTCGCTGTGCCCGCGCGGCGCCGGCGTGCTCGACTTCATCCACAGCGACTCGCGGGTGCGCTACCCGCAGGTACGCGAACCCGGCTCGAACGAGTGGAAGCGCATCTCCTGGGACGAGGCGCTCGGCCGCATCGCACGGCTGATGAAGGACGACCGCGACCGCAATTTCGAGACCCACGACGAGGAGGGCAGGCTGGTCAACCGCTGGATGACCACCTCGATGGTCGCGGCCTCGGCCTGCACCAACGAGACGGCCTACCTCACCCAGAAGATCACCCGGGCGCTGGGCATCCTGAAACTCGACAACCAGGCGCGCGTCTGACACGGACCGACGGTGGCAGGTCTTGCCCCTTCATTCGGTCGCGGTGCCATGACCAATTCCTGGGTCGACATCCGCAATGCCAACATCGTGCTGTCCATGGGCGGCAATTCGGCCGAGGCGCATCCGGTGGGCTTCCGCTGGGTCATGCACGCCAAGGAGCGCAGCGATGCGATCCTGATTTCCATCGATCCGCGCTACAACCGCACCACGGCGGTAGCGGACTACCACACCTGGATTCGCACCGGGACCGATATCGTCTTTCTCGGCGGGCTGATCAGTTACCTGATCGAGCAGGACCGCTACGCGCATGAATACGTGCGCAGCTATACCGATGCCGCGCACCTGGTGAAGGAAGGCTTCGGCTTCGAGGATGGCCTGTTCACCGGCTACGACGAAGTGCGCCATCAGTACGACAAGTCGAGCTGGAACTTCGACCTGGACGAGCAGGGTTTCGTCCGCCGCGATGAAACCCTGCAGCACCCACGCTGCGTGTTCCAGCTGATGCGCCGGCACTACAGCCGCTACAGCGTGGAAATGGTCGAGAAGGTCTGCGGCATCCCGCAGAAGACCGTGCTGCAGATCTGGGATCTGATCGCCGGGAGCGCCGCGCCGGACAAGACCATGACCATTCTCTACGCGCTCGGCTGGACGCAGCATTCGGTGGGCTCGCAGATCATTCGCACCGGCGCCATGGTCCAGCTGCTGCTGGGCAACATGGGCATGCCTGGCGGCGGGGTCAATGCGCTACGCGGACACTCCAACATCCAGGGGCTGACCGACATCGGCCTGCTGTCGAACCTCCTGCCCGGCTACATGGTGCTGCCCAACGCCAAGGCGCAGCGCTATGAGGACTACATCCAGCAGCGCGTGCGCGAGCCCTTGCTGCCGAACCAGGTGTCCTACTGGAAGTACTACGAGCGCTTCTTCGTCAGCATGATGAAGGCCTTCTACGGCGACGCCGCCAGGGCCGAGAACAACTGGTGCTACGACTGGCTGCCAAAGCTGTCCGAACCGCTCTATGACGTGCTCTACGCCGTCAACGACATGACCAACGGCAAGATGACCGGGGCCTTCTGTCAGGGCTTCAACATCCTCGCCGCGTTCCCGAACAAGGCGAAGGTGCTCGACGGGCTGTCCAAGCTCAAGTGGCTGGTGGTGATGGACCCGCTGGCCAACGAGACCGGCGAGTTCTGGAAGAACCACGGCGACTTCAATGACGTCGACCCGGCGCAGATCCAGACCGAGGTGTTCCGCCTGCCGACCACCTGCTTCGCCGAGGATGACGGCTCGATCACCAACAGCTCGCGCTGGCTGCAGTGGCACCACCGTGCCGCGCCGCCACCCGGCCTGGCGATGACCGACACCGGTATCCTCGCCGGCGTCTTCCGTCGCCTGCAGCGGCTCTATCAGGAGGAGGGCGGCGCCTTCCCCGAGCCGATCCTGAACCTCACCTGGAACTACAGCGACGAAGCGCACCCCTCGGCGGCCGAGCTGGCGCAGGAATACAACGGCCGCGCGCTGGCGGATGTCGAGGACCAGGGCCGCTTGGTCCGTCGCAAGGGCGAGCTGCTCAACGACTTCGGCGAGCTGCGCGCCGATGGCAGCACCTCGTGCGGCTGCTGGATCTACTCCGGCGCCTGGACCGAGCAGGGCAACATGATGGACCGGCGCGACAACTCCGACCCGTACGACATCGGCGTGACGCTCGGCTGGGCCTGGGCCTGGCCGCTCAACCGGCGAATCCTCTACAACCGCGCCTCGGCGCGCCCCGACGGTACACCCTGGGACCCGGCGCGGCGGCTGGTGTGGTGGAACGGTGAACGCTGGGTTGGCGCCGATGTGCCGGACTATCCGGTCACGGCGGCGCCCGAGCAGGGCGTCAAGCCGTTCATCCTCACCGAAAGCGGCACGGGGCATTTCTTCTCCAGCGAATGGCTGGGCGAAGGGCCATTCCCCGAGCACTACGAGCCGCTGGAGTCGCCCATCGACAACAACCCGCTGAGCCCGAACAACCCGCTGGCCTATCACAATCCGGTGGCGCGGGTATTCGCCGAGGACCGCGACAGCTTTGGCAGCAATCGCGACTTCCCCTACGCGGCGACCACCTGCCGGCTGACCGAGCACTTCCACTACTGGACGACGCATGTGCTGCTCAACTCGATCGTCCAGCCGGAGAAGTTCGTCGAGATCGGCGCGCAGCTGGCCGAGGAACTCGGCATCGCCGCCGGCGACAAGGTCCGGGTGCGCTCCAAGCGCGGCTACATCGATGCGGTGGCGGTGGTGACCAAGCGCCTGCGGCCGCTGACGATCGACGGGCGCACCGTGCACCAGGTCGGCATCCCCATTCACTGGGGTTTCACCGGCGTGGCGAAAAAGGCGCACCTGACCAACACCCTGACGCCCTTCGTTGGCGACGGGAACACCCAGACCCCTGAGTTCAAGTCGTTCCTGGTGAACGTCGAGAAGATTTGA
- a CDS encoding formate dehydrogenase subunit gamma, protein MSHSNARKGILRYGPWSRANHWIIAISFVLLTLSGLALFYPAFFWLTALFGGPQATRIVHPFIGVFMCLFFVIQAVRFFKANLFRRHDVQWARQIGDVLNNRDDRLPPVGQNNAGQKLVYWIFLLCVPALLVTGIIIWQPYFAMAMPRNLLRFAAMLHALVAFVAIVTLMIHVYSAIWVKGSIRAMTRGRVSHAWARHHHSLWYEEVMRGERHGGGSALPGHEPDDENIRRRHT, encoded by the coding sequence ATGAGCCATTCCAACGCACGCAAGGGCATCCTGCGTTATGGGCCCTGGTCGCGGGCCAATCACTGGATCATCGCGATCAGCTTCGTACTGCTCACGCTCAGCGGCCTGGCGCTGTTCTACCCGGCGTTCTTCTGGCTGACCGCGCTGTTTGGCGGGCCGCAGGCCACGCGCATCGTTCACCCCTTCATCGGGGTGTTCATGTGCCTGTTCTTCGTGATCCAGGCGGTGCGCTTCTTCAAAGCCAATCTGTTTCGCCGCCATGACGTGCAGTGGGCGCGGCAGATCGGCGACGTGCTGAACAATCGCGATGACCGACTGCCGCCGGTGGGGCAGAACAATGCCGGGCAGAAGCTTGTGTACTGGATCTTCCTGCTCTGCGTGCCCGCGCTGCTGGTGACCGGAATCATCATCTGGCAGCCGTACTTCGCCATGGCCATGCCACGCAACCTGTTGCGCTTCGCGGCGATGCTGCATGCCCTGGTCGCCTTTGTCGCCATCGTCACGCTGATGATCCACGTGTACTCGGCGATCTGGGTCAAGGGCTCGATTCGCGCGATGACCCGGGGGCGCGTAAGCCATGCCTGGGCCCGCCATCACCATTCGCTGTGGTACGAAGAGGTGATGCGCGGCGAGCGCCACGGCGGCGGCAGCGCGCTGCCGGGGCACGAACCTGACGACGAGAACATCAGGAGACGCCACACATGA
- a CDS encoding SDR family oxidoreductase has translation MADNQTLPPQQQPEPGQESQMHPRPEFRGEDYKAAGKLAGKVAIVTGGDSGIGRSVAVLFAREGADVAILYLDQHQDAEQTRKVVEEQGRRCLTFAGDVADPAVCRKVVDETIATLGQLDILVNNAAEQHPRERFEDIPPEQWERTFRTNVFGMFQMTQTALPQLKQGASIINTTSVTAYKGNPMLIDYSSTKGAIVGFTRALAMHLAERGIRVNGVAPGPIWTPLIPSTFDADKVAEFGSNVPMKRPGQPEEVAPAYVYLASSDSSYVSGQVLHVNGGTVVNG, from the coding sequence ATGGCTGACAACCAGACCCTGCCACCCCAGCAGCAACCCGAACCCGGCCAGGAAAGCCAGATGCACCCACGCCCGGAGTTCCGCGGCGAGGACTACAAGGCGGCCGGCAAGCTGGCGGGCAAGGTTGCGATTGTCACGGGCGGGGACAGCGGCATCGGACGCTCGGTGGCGGTGCTTTTCGCCCGCGAAGGCGCCGATGTGGCCATCCTCTACCTCGACCAGCATCAGGATGCCGAGCAAACCCGCAAGGTCGTCGAGGAGCAGGGTAGGCGTTGCCTGACGTTCGCCGGGGACGTTGCCGACCCCGCCGTGTGTCGCAAGGTCGTGGACGAGACGATCGCCACCCTCGGCCAGCTCGACATCCTGGTCAACAACGCGGCCGAGCAGCATCCGCGCGAGCGCTTCGAGGACATTCCGCCGGAGCAGTGGGAGCGCACCTTTCGCACGAACGTCTTTGGCATGTTCCAGATGACCCAGACCGCACTGCCGCAGCTGAAGCAGGGCGCGTCGATCATCAACACCACCTCGGTGACCGCCTACAAGGGCAACCCGATGCTGATCGACTACTCCTCGACCAAGGGCGCCATCGTCGGTTTCACCCGCGCGCTGGCCATGCACCTGGCCGAGCGCGGCATCCGGGTCAACGGAGTGGCGCCAGGGCCGATCTGGACGCCGCTGATTCCGTCGACCTTCGATGCCGACAAGGTCGCCGAATTCGGCTCCAACGTACCGATGAAGCGCCCCGGGCAGCCGGAGGAAGTGGCGCCGGCCTATGTCTACCTGGCCAGCAGCGATTCGTCCTACGTCAGCGGCCAGGTACTGCACGTCAACGGCGGTACGGTGGTCAACGGCTGA